DNA from Vulpes vulpes isolate BD-2025 chromosome 9, VulVul3, whole genome shotgun sequence:
AAGATTTTgaaagagatgggaaaaggcttagagcgaagggagaggaggggggagaaagGGCCGAGGGTGAACTCAGGAACAGAGATTTTGAAAAGTGGGGCTGAGGAAATAGGTCTGTTGCAAGGCAGGTTTAGTGATGGCTGCTCCTTCTCCCCGCAGATCAAACTGCCCTGAGGCCTAAGAGGGAAGCGCTCGGAAAAGGAGGGGTGCTGAGGGGCCGAACCCTACACGGCGGTAGCAGCCCCGCGGCGGCGGCATCCGAGGCATTTCTGTAAGAAACACTATTTCCGAGCAGATGGAAGACCGTCTCATCCGGCCACGTGCAGGCCCCCAACCTGGGACATTCCCCCAGCGGCCTGGGGACCCGATGTGGGGAAGAGTTTGGGGTGGACACAGCCCAGTTCAGCTCAAGAGtctcacacacccacacacacgcgtgcgcgcgcgcgcacccacacccacacccacacacacccacacacataacACTCACGCGAGCACGCACACTCGCGCGCATCCCCGCACGCAGGCGCGCGTGCGTGCGGCGGGCAGCAAGCTCTGCGCTTTGGTGCGCTCCTTACCCCCTCCCCCTCTCGGGTCTTCGAGGGGGAACCGAGGGAGACGTGGGGGGAGCCGTGAGGTGCTTGGGTCGGGCGAGGCTTGGGCGGGCCCCGCCTTCAGTCCCCCGCAGGTCCTTGGCGCGGCCCAGCGGCCCCTGGATCAAGACGATCCGAACTGAACAAAGCGGGCTAGACGCCACCTTTCCGCCCCCACGCCTTGGTTAAGGGGGGGCAGCGAAGGGAGGGCgcctcctgccctggcccccgACCGTTGGCCGGTGTGAAAGGGTGGAAACGGGGGACATCGAAGGGGAACAAGGGACCTTACGTCCATGGAGAGGCCAGGGCGCGGCCCCTGCGCCTCCGTAGCTAGCTTTCCCGCTGCTTTCAGGCGAGCAGCTGGGAGACACTGGAGGGGAAAAGTGGGGATCTGGGGGCCCGAGCCTCAGGCGCAGGTGGTGACCACAGGGGCCAGGGATACGGGGGGCGCCGAGGACGCAGAGGGCGCACCCCCCTTCTCCGCCTTCTTCTCCTTTTGCTTGAGGTGGATCTTGGCGTGGCGCTTGCGCTCGTCGCTGCGCGCAAACTTGCGCCCGCAGAACTCGCAGGCAAAGGGCTTCTCGCCCGTGTGCGTGCGGATGTGAGTGGTAAGGTGGTCGCTGCGACTGAAGCTCCGCATGCAGATCCGGCACTGGAAGGGCTTGTGGCCCGTGTGGATGCGCAGGTGCCGGGTCAGCTCGTCCGAGCGACTGAAACGGCGGTCGCAGCCCTCCGCCGGGCACGCGTGGGGCCGCTCGTGGAGCGGGGTCTTGCTGGGCCGGTTGGGATACTTGCGGGGCCGGATGGGCTTGAGCGTGAGCGGCGGCTGGGGCAGGCTGCCAAAGCCCGGGTGGATCTGCTTGTCTTTGAACGCCTTGATGGTCTCCAGAGGGGTAATAGGGGGCGGGTTGACCCGGATGGGGTCCATGCCCTGGAAGGGCTTGTGCTCCGGAATGGAGCCCATGTCGTTGGGGTGGTGATAGAGGTTGTAGTCAGGAATCATGGGGAAGAGATTGCTGTCCAAGGCCGGCTTGGCCGATTGGTAATCCTGGGGGGAATAGGCGAGCCCGGGGTTGCCCTGGGGGTCGTGGAAAGACACAGGCTCCGAGTAGAGATCACTGCAGTTAGAATAGGGGGGCAGCGCCGGGTACATGGCCTCCACGTCGCCCTGCGGCGGCTGCACCATGCTGGCGGTGGAGGTCTGCGTGCTGAGTGCCCCTGAGGCCGGGGGCACCCCCAAGATGCCGGCGCTCATGAGGCTAATGATGTTGTCCTGACACCAGTTGGAAGGGGAGTCGAAGGCGAACTTTCCCAAGTAGGTCACGGTCTTGTTGCCGGGGGCTGGCTGGAAGGAGCCCGAATAAGAGAGTTCCGGGTTGGGCTTCTCGTTGGTCAGACCGATGTCCATCACATTCTCTGCGGAGAgcggggaagagaggggaggggtgagTGAAGCCGAGCCGGCTCCCGGGCCGGGGCGCCCAGGTCCTTGCCCAGGTGCGGAGGGTGCGGCCGGGTGGAGTGAGCAGCGCACCGGGTAGGAGGAAAGCTGCGCCCCGGCGCAAAGCGGGCGGTGCCGCGCTCCCGGGCGCAACCTGGATACAGCAAAATACTACGGATCGGGGTGTGGAGTGGCTGCTGCACACACACCGCACACGCCGCGCACACACTCACGtatcacacgcacacacacgcgcgcgcgcgagAAGCATTGTTGTTGTTTCCGAGGTGGGGCGGGCAGGTAGCAGCAGCTACAGGTAGTTTCAGACCCGGAGCGCGCCGGGCTCTCGCTCTCCAGCGCACACAACTCGGCCTCTTCCCCTAGCCCTGTCCGCGCCGGGACGCCGCGCCTTTCCTGCCCCGACGAAGCCCCCCGTGCGCACCGCGCCCGGGTCGCTGACCCGGAGCGCTCCGACGCTTTGTCCTCTGCGCGTGGAGGGGTTCTGACCGCCAAGGGAGCTCTCCCGCCGCCTTCTCGGGCCCCAGCCTTCTCCAGGCCTGAAGGAGCTTTCGGCTCTTGCTGGAGGGGGAAAGCCCAGCCTCAGCTAGCGAGGGTGGAGGGCGGCGGAAAACCGGCCCGTGTCTCCATGGCGGGAGTGGCTCCTCTCCTCCAGCTCCACGGCTGGGGGATCGCCCCCCGAGGCGGCCCCCGCGCCGGTggaccccctccctctccccgccGTCCCCACACCCCCACGGCTTTGCTGAACGCCCCGGAAAGGCAGCGTCGCAGTACCTCTCCCACCGCGGGGACTCCACGCCGCACATGGCTCCATCCCGGGTGGGAGGCTGAGGGAGTAAGGGGGGGAGAGCGCGGGTGAAAGGGACGCTGGGCTCCTCCCGGGAAAGGGGGCGACAGCACCACGCCTTGCGCGCAGCCTGGCGATCGCGCCCCCTAAGTGGAGAACCCCAGAGCCGCTCGCTCGTACCTACCTCCCTCTGGTCGGCGGCTGCCCCCACCCGGGAGAACCGAAGCCTCTACCGTGGCGTCGCCAACCGAGCCTTCCCGATCGGGGAGGGCGGGAGGAGTGGGTGGGAAAAGCAACTCGCCCCCCGGAAAATTTCCAGCGCGCcccccatctctccatccatccatccatctctccatccatccatctctccatccatccatccagccagccatctatccatccatcgcTAGCTcgttccctcctcctcttcctctctctccctttccttcctcgcAGGCTcgccgcctccccgccgcccTTACCTGTAGCCATCTGATTGTAATGGGCTACCGAGTCGCTGCTGCCGGAGAAGAGGTTGAGCGCGCTGGGGATCTCCTCGGGGTACAGATTGTCAGGCAGTTGGTTTAGCAAACTGCTCATGGTCACCGGCAGCTTCTCGGCGAGTTTGCCGGTCATAGCACTCCCGagctgccgccgccgccaccgccgccaccgccgccgctcGCTCCTAACGCAGCTTCCAGGCAAGCGGCATCCGAGAGGCGATCCGTGGTGCAGGGGAAAAGCATGCGAGAGGGAAAGttcggggggagggggagggaagaggggaaggggtgggccaggggaggggatcttctcttttttggggtgggtgggagagagggCAAAGGGGGGGTAATCCTCTTGGGTGCCTCAGCTGGTGCCGTaagaggctggggggggggcgtgtgcgggggggtggtggggggcctgggctgggggaaCCTCGGTCCGAGGGGGTTGGACGCGGCCTCAGTATTGATCTCACAAACAGATGCGCGCCggcggcccccccgccccccgatccgccaccgccaccgccgccactgccgccgccgccgcctctgccgctgccgctgccgctgctaccaccaccaccagccccgCCGCTTCCTAGCAAGCTCACTGCTGCCCAAAAGCTCCCAGCCAGGGAACTCCACCAGCCTATTTATCTGAGCCCCGGGAAAGCTCCGTGACGTAGCTGCCCATATATGGACAGACAAAGCCCAGCCGAAGGGGCGCGACGTCACAATGGAAGCTCCTCACAATGGAACATTAGAAAGCAGGAAGCGGGCCGCAGCCAACATGCGGCGCCCGCAAAGCTCgcagatcttaaaaaaatgagagaaagagagaaatgaaagagacgAAAGAAGGAAAATtcgagaggagagaggaaagagggaagcaaCTGAACGCAACGCGTAAAGCGCGCAGCGCGGAGTTGAAAAAGCAATAACCtcctgtgtgtttatttttggtCCGCACAACCAGAGCGCGCTTGTgtggccgggggcagggggccggAGTCCTCTGCGAGTGGCCGCCAGCACCCCaagcagggagaaagggaatTGGAAACCCTCGGCGAGGTCCCTTTGCAACCTGGGAACTTCTGGGGAACCCGGAAGGCGTGCGCTCCGACCCCGCTCCCGCCGCTGCCCTCGCGTCTAAGACCCTGCCTGAGCCTGGGGAGAAAGGGAGCGCGTCCCTTCGAGGAGGAGCCCTGCGTGTCAGGGACCGCGGGTCCAGgatccccacccctccctctgactctccgCCCACACCCCCGCTGCTCCCCCGGCCGCTGACCCGgcgctgactccctgctgagcgcagtgGCCCGGAGCCTCGTAGCTGCAGCGCGGCTGCGCGGGAGGCGAGCACCCCGCACTTTTGGGGGTCGAGGATGTGCGGTCTGGGTGGTAAGGAAGTAGGAATAAAGTTGAGGGGATAGGGGACGCGTGCACCAAAGCCCTGAGAATTCCCTAACGGTTCCAAAGCACCCCCTTTGGCCACGGGATGGCAGGAGGGCCCAGCAGGCCCAGGCGCAGTCGCTGTCTGTGGCTGCCTGCGAAGGGCCCGCCACGGAGTTGCAGCAGGAGTGTGCCGAACCCACAGTCTCCGAGCCACCTCCTCtagtccctcccctccccctcgcttCCACAGGGCTGTCCCCATCGCTGCCTGCCGGCGCCCTGCAGTCAGGGGCCTCCCGGTTGCCGACCGGGACGCTGTCACCTCCCGGAGCCTCAGCAGATCCCGGGGGCGGCTGCTGCGTTCCCCGAGGCCTGCTCCGGGAGCGCGCGTGGCCGGGCCGCGGGAGAGCGGGAGCAGAGAAAGGGAGCGTGGGGGAGCGACCCCGAATCACACCGGCACCGGCACCGGCTTGGCGTGGGAGGATTCCCTCCTCGGTGGCCGCGTGGGCGCGGTGAATCCCGCGTCCCCCCCTTCCCCACGCTGGGGAGTCGGGGTTGGGGGAACGTGCATTTCTCAGGGGGAGTGGGAGTGTTgacaaggaggaagagaggatccCCGGGCCTCACTCCGTGGGAGGGCCACGCGGGCCGGGGACGTGTGGGAGGAACTCCCGAGCTGCACATCGTGGTGGGGGTGGATGACAAcctcgctcccctcccctccgcgcGGCGGAgaactgggggtgggagggtccGGCCTCCCCCGGATCTTCTCTGGTTCTTGGTAAAGGAGGGATTCCCGCCGCCCGCgagccccctcaccccacccctgctgccgCTCCCGCCAGGCTCCCCACACCTATCCAGGGGAGGCGCTGCGCCCCCGGGCTCTCCTCCGCCCGCGCGGCGCGGGGAGGGAGCGCTCTGCAGCGGTCCCCGGCTCCGGCCGGAATCAGGGCATGCAGCGCCTCCCGCCCCCGGCTCCCTCCCTAGGGGGGCGAGCGGCCGGCCCGGGGGCGTGGGCGGCAGTGTGAGCCCGGCTGGGCGCGGGAGGGGCCCCGGCGGCTGCAGGGAGGGTCGCGGGGCGGCGGGCCAAGCCGGGAAGAGCCATACAAGGAGCGGATCCGGTGACGCGCCGGCCGCGCCCCTTCTCCTCGATTTGGCTGCTGATTCCGGTCCCCGGATTTGCATATTTTGGCATCcagtggaaaaggaaagaagaacgGAACCCGCAGCCTTTAAAGGAACCGCACAGACTCTAGCGTCACCTAGGGAGGCGGTCTGGGGGGCGTGAAAAATTAGCCAGCGGCTCTGGCCTCTGGCCGCGGAGCGCGGCAGCCTGGGAGCAGCGGCGAGCGGCGGTGGCTAGCGAGGCCCGCCCGCACCTGGCCCCTCCGCGGCGCTTCCTGCCGCGCGGGCACCCGGAGGCCGCGGGGGTCTCGGCGGGTTCCCGCCCGGGGCCAGGGGACGCCGCCGGGGCGGCGCGGCCTTGCGCGAGCGGCAGGCCACGGTAGTGACTGCAGTGGCCTTGTTTCCCCGCGCGAGGCACAGCTCAGCCTTCGGGGGTAGGGGGAAGGAAGCGGGAGACCTCCGGGCGGCCCAGCTCCAGTCCGGAGGACCCTGCCGTGATGCACCCCCTCCCCATCGGCCCAGACCTCTCCCCAGAAGGGGAGAGTGAGGAGCTGGAAACCCCAGTCCTGTTATATAGGGGCCCGCGttaggaaaggcagaggcagtgggaggaTTTGGGATCCTTGAAGGCTTCCAGGACCCCAGAGACTGTGGAGGAGTGTAGCCCCTCCCGAGAGGGGCCCCCAAACACTTTTAGGCTAGCTGCACTTGTTGCATCGAAGAGAGGAGCAAGTAGCAGACCTCCGAGGCCTGCTCCACCGCCTGCTTACTTGTTGGTGAGACTGGATAAGAGGCTTTGGGGGCAAATTGCCTGCCACCTGCTTCCTCCTAGTTCTTGACAAAGAATGGGAGCCTTCAGTTCAATTAAATAAGCATTCATTAAAACTTcagtgtgacctggggcaaatttctgaatttctttcttagcctcagtttccttatttgtaaattgggataataatagtacttatgcCTTAGGAAgctttaaatgagataatcctcATAGAGTACTTATGCCAGCCCCCTTGAAGGTACCCTGTAAAGGGCAGTTAATACTGGTCAACTATACTCTCCCCTACTCTACCAGGTATCTTAAGGGCGCGGATAAGTGATGCAGGGAGTACTGAGGGCCAGATATCCCCTATCCATGTGATCATATATACAAGAAGCATTGGGGTTTATTTTTTAGGGGAGAAAGAATGTCCTGTTCGTGCGCCAGGTACCTGCTGGGCACTGCCAAGGTTAAAGAAATGTCCTCACTCTGCAGGAGCACCAGCCCTCAGCGCTGGGGGTGACATAAGACAGGGTACAGAGAAGTTACTCGGTTGCACTTCAAGACTCTGGCACATCCTTCTAGACTTTTTGGAGGGTGGCTCTGGCtcctggggtgaggtggggggacTCATGCctttctgtccctcctctgccaGGGAAGGAGTCCTGCCGTGGAAAGGCTGCCTCTGTAAGCAGGGGTCGTTCTTGCCTGACTCCTCTTCAGGTAGGAGCCCCCACAGGTGTCCCCTGTTAGCCTGGATGATGGTGGCAGATGGAGGCCAGGGTTCTGTGGCAGGTGGGGACAAGCCTGGGTATGAAGTGGGTGTGGGGTGTTTGGAGTGGCTGCTTATAGACTAATAGCTTTCTCCCTTCTGGTCGCCAAGCCTTGCatccagcagagaaaaaaatttttcctcctttccttcccccttctctcctctctctctcctgagcaGGGGCCGAGGGCAATTGTCTCAGGTTTATTGGCGGGCTCAGGTGAGAATGCCAAGGGCCTAATTACCTGAACTCCAAGCCCCGGACTTGTTGGGGAGCGAGTAGGCACTGGTTCAGGGCGTCCTGGGCCTGGAGATGGTGAAAGGCAGGCCCGGCCCCTCTGCACTAGGGCCAaggcctcccagcccctggtTGCTCTCTCCCACCAAGCCCAGCTCCATTGCCAGCTGCGTTTGTGGGGACAGCTGCTACGTATGGGGGCAATAGGTACGTTTGTCTTG
Protein-coding regions in this window:
- the EGR3 gene encoding early growth response protein 3 isoform X3, which codes for MEPCAAWSPRGGRENVMDIGLTNEKPNPELSYSGSFQPAPGNKTVTYLGKFAFDSPSNWCQDNIISLMSAGILGVPPASGALSTQTSTASMVQPPQGDVEAMYPALPPYSNCSDLYSEPVSFHDPQGNPGLAYSPQDYQSAKPALDSNLFPMIPDYNLYHHPNDMGSIPEHKPFQGMDPIRVNPPPITPLETIKAFKDKQIHPGFGSLPQPPLTLKPIRPRKYPNRPSKTPLHERPHACPAEGCDRRFSRSDELTRHLRIHTGHKPFQCRICMRSFSRSDHLTTHIRTHTGEKPFACEFCGRKFARSDERKRHAKIHLKQKEKKAEKGGAPSASSAPPVSLAPVVTTCA
- the EGR3 gene encoding early growth response protein 3 isoform X2; the encoded protein is MTGKLAEKLPVTMSSLLNQLPDNLYPEEIPSALNLFSGSSDSVAHYNQMATENVMDIGLTNEKPNPELSYSGSFQPAPGNKTVTYLGKFAFDSPSNWCQDNIISLMSAGILGVPPASGALSTQTSTASMVQPPQGDVEAMYPALPPYSNCSDLYSEPVSFHDPQGNPGLAYSPQDYQSAKPALDSNLFPMIPDYNLYHHPNDMGSIPEHKPFQGMDPIRVNPPPITPLETIKAFKDKQIHPGFGSLPQPPLTLKPIRPRKYPNRPSKTPLHERPHACPAEGCDRRFSRSDELTRHLRIHTGHKPFQCRICMRSFSRSDHLTTHIRTHTGEKPFACEFCGRKFARSDERKRHAKIHLKQKEKKAEKGGAPSASSAPPVSLAPVVTTCA
- the EGR3 gene encoding early growth response protein 3 isoform X1; the protein is MAGWMDGWRDGWMERWMDGWRDGGRAGNFPGGELLFPPTPPALPDREGSVGDATVEASVLPGGGSRRPEGENVMDIGLTNEKPNPELSYSGSFQPAPGNKTVTYLGKFAFDSPSNWCQDNIISLMSAGILGVPPASGALSTQTSTASMVQPPQGDVEAMYPALPPYSNCSDLYSEPVSFHDPQGNPGLAYSPQDYQSAKPALDSNLFPMIPDYNLYHHPNDMGSIPEHKPFQGMDPIRVNPPPITPLETIKAFKDKQIHPGFGSLPQPPLTLKPIRPRKYPNRPSKTPLHERPHACPAEGCDRRFSRSDELTRHLRIHTGHKPFQCRICMRSFSRSDHLTTHIRTHTGEKPFACEFCGRKFARSDERKRHAKIHLKQKEKKAEKGGAPSASSAPPVSLAPVVTTCA